Proteins co-encoded in one Pocillopora verrucosa isolate sample1 chromosome 1, ASM3666991v2, whole genome shotgun sequence genomic window:
- the LOC131788219 gene encoding uncharacterized protein, with product MTFAFKVLFLALLELCLFVEYDLAPLFYVKRIPETEIQILGTVSSVRQERSSSVTNAPVLAKSVIETKDNHDKNVEETKRDVSLEELLTDDSRKREKRIDKDKKSVEGETHIQKPARTNKNSVNSSPTSTLELRWPSGTYGLPKPVDGCPKADGFEWKTGYRFHDTEDDGTENQHSDSFHLAGEFSDEGIKHEFCIKTDDTGGGRWPDGKYCIYKKGSRCPTGLDEGFVIWDDENKDNKNSKYGDLPEGLFNEDSKIFFCCSTTGSASKEITLPNKAPFLLFAYESYLCQKVKGMRVETEFVKFDDEDRGNIDYEGGEFPFGIHRADKDHMFFLCYYTPEGQNSTLMPVSADNKSKSSSSSKNFILKDGLKKHKSKSENKQVDKLEELEKLRNSEKMMDAFLASTAPHNKETNKNERTKTIIKTIRIPERENTTSIVVTTAGIVLGIVVLGAVVGIVVIKHIRSNRDGVNVDSLDEQIYTASSRRSSFTTSEDEVELTEADFEDELVEDQYLPSDSELKSGLELMFLKQQRHYWTRKKKP from the exons ATGACTTTTGCTTTCAAAGTTCTTTTCCTCGCACTGTTGGAACTTTGTCTTTTCGTGGAATATGACCTAG CACCTTTGTTTTACGTAAAGCGAATTCCAGAGACAGAGATCCAAATTCTAGGCACGGTCAGCAGCGTGCGGCAAGAAAGAAGCTCATCCGTCACGAATGCGCCTGTGCTGGCAAAAAGCGTCATCGAAACTAAGGACAACCATGACAAAAATGTggaggaaacaaaaagagatGTGAGTCTTGAAGAACTGTTAACAGATGACAGtcggaaaagagaaaaaagaattgaCAAGGATAAAAAGAGCGTTGAAGGAGAGACTCACATACAAAAACCCGCAAGAACGAATAAAAATTCAGTCAATTCTTCGCCGACATCGACTCTGG AACTTAGATGGCCATCCGGGACTTATGGACTTCCCAAGCCGGTTGATGGGTGTCCGAAAGCAGATGGCTTTGAGTGGAAGACTGGGTACCGATTCCACGACACTGAGGATGATGGGACGGAGAATCAACATTCTGACAGTTTTCATTTGGCGGGTGAATTCAGCGATGAAggaataaaacatgaattttgtATTAAAACCGATGATACAGGCGGAGGAAG ATGGCCAGATGGAAAATACTGCATTTACAAAAAGGGATCCCGCTGCCCCACTGGCCTCGACGAGGGATTTGTTATATGGGATGATGAAAACAAGGacaataaaaattctaaataCGGAGACTTACCCGAAGGTCTTTTCAACGAAGACTCCAAGATTTTCTTTTGCTGCAGCACAACTGGTAGTGCCAGCAAAGAGATCACTCTGCCCAACAAAGCTCCATTCTTACTATTTGCCTACGAGTCTTATCTTTGCCAGAAG GTTAAAGGTATGAGAGTGGAGACAGAGTTCGTCAAATTTGATGACGAAGACCGAGGCAATATCGATTACGAAGGTGGCGAATTTCCATTCGGAATACACCGAGCAGACAAAGACCACATGTTTTTTCTATGTTACTACACACCGGAGGGACAAAACAGCACTTTGATGCCAG TCTCTGCAGATAATAAAAGTAAGAGCTCATCTTCTTCCAAGAATTTCATTCTAAAAGATGGACTCAAAAAGCACAAGTCGAAATCGGAAAACAAACAAGTCGATAAACTGGAGGAACTGGAAAAATTGCGAAACTCCGAGAAAATGATGGACGCATTCCTTGCCAGTACTGCTCCGcataacaaagaaacaaacaaaaatgagagGACAAAGACGATCATTAAAACTATAAGG atcCCCGAACGCGAGAACACGACCTCAATAGTTGTAACAACAGCTGGGATCGTCTTGGGTATCGTGGTGTTGGGGGCAGTGGTCGGTATAGTTGTCATAAAACATATCAGGTCAAACAGAGATGGGGTCAACGTAGATTCACTGGATGAACAAATTTACACGGCGTCCTCACGGAGAAGTAGCTTCACCACCTCAGAAGATGAAGTGGAACTCACTGAAGCTGACTTTGAAGATGAGTTGGTTGAAGACCAATATCTTCCGTCAGACTCCGAACTTAAGTCAGGCTTAGAACTCATGTTTCTTAAACAACAAAGACATTATTGGACACGGAAAAAGAAGCCCTGA
- the LOC131788238 gene encoding uncharacterized protein codes for MFWLTLSLVVFWCHSTKGKVSWPTGKYGLPMPKAGCPNNWFEGRRFHDDKTGNLVDREAYNNLHLAGWITKEGIEQDFCIKTSTDKTQDWPAGRYCILKHDSCPVGFADGSVLWRPKSSSFQDATVNGKKLKERTVSYCCSTRGEINSSISLPLDKPFYLYSLSGENCQQVKGATLKEESVNFDKNVGRYEVSIEGKNPFQVDTHGSQMKLTYCYYTPGGAIAIPENQEVEKTLFTGSALDNSTQSSGLAVAIGIGIACAMVGTASIALVTKKLFRKKTDGDDDDDEPRPDDP; via the exons ATGTTTTGGTTAACTTTATCACTGGTGGTTTTCTGGTGTCACTCGACCAAAG gAAAAGTTTCATGGCCAACCGGTAAATATGGCCTTCCTATGCCCAAAGCGGGATGCCCGAATAATTGGTTCGAAGGTCGAAGATTTCACGATGATAAAACTGGTAACCTGGTCGACCGTGAAGCCTATAATAACCTACACTTGGCTGGCTGGATTACTAAAGAAG GTATTGAACAAGACTTTTGTATCAAGACAAGTACGGACAAGACACAGGATTGGCCAGCAggaagatattgtattttaaaacacgATTCTTGTCCAGTTGGATTCGCGGATGG CTCCGTCCTTTGGCGTCCAAAATCTTCCAGCTTCCAAGACGCAACTGTCAATGggaaaaagttaaaagaaagaaCAGTTAGCTACTGTTGTAGTACCAGAG GTGAAATTAACAGTTCTATTTCGCTTCCACTCGACAAGCCTTTCTACTTGTACTCCCTGAGTGGCGAAAATTGTCAGCAAGTCAAAGGTGCAACACTAAAAGAGGAAAGTGTTAATTTCGATAAGAACGTTGGCAGATATGAAGTAAGCATCGAGGGTAAAAATCCATTCCAAGTGGACACGCATGGATCACAGATGAAACTAACATATTGCTATTATACTCCAG GTGGAGCTATAGCAATCCCAGAGAACCAAGAGGTCGAGAAAACGCTTTTCACTGGc TCTGCATTGGACAATAGCACCCAGTCCTCGGGCCTCGCTGTTGCTATAGGTATTGGGATTGCATGCGCAATGGTGGGTACAGCGTCCATTGCGTTGGTAACGAAAAAACTGTTCAGGAAAAAGACAGATggtgatgatgacgatgacgagcCAAGACCTGACGATCCATGA
- the LOC131788247 gene encoding RYamide receptor-like codes for MNAINASLRNSSLENMTNAQIVCPVTGDGTVSKAVLTTAYCIILILSLVGNTLIILIVYRNPRMWTASNFLIVNMAASDLLVPFFAVPRMIVEVLVGRERWLIDGTAGLILCKLAYFFQDVSNAVSVQSLIAITADRFYAVMFPLKANAMKSYIRFVIPAIWLTAFGLHAPYLQVFKLCVVEDKLYCCQRWPKTTSLHSKYIYFYLILLLVFGVPLITIIILYVFIVYKLFRRKFPLGAGNSMTQTQRNRRAKQNKNILKLSVTIVVIFFLCFSPLLVLAILRTTGSKSQCNIEVFRIVAKLLAQSNCAVNSFVYYVFNTQFRRGFISYLKAIVCCLDESDNGTNTTVGYSTTGQKISLLSQKRTKQNLSITETISE; via the coding sequence ATGAATGCGATAAACGCATCTTTAAGAAATTCCTCTTTGGAGAACATGACCAATGCTCAAATTGTCTGCCCAGTTACTGGCGATGGAACGGTGTCAAAAGCCGTGCTGACAACAGCGTATTGCATTATCTTAATCCTCTCTTTGGTGGGAAATACTCTTATCATTCTGATCGTCTACCGGAACCCTCGCATGTGGACAGCCTCCAATTTCCTTATCGTTAACATGGCTGCATCAGACCTTCTTGTTCCCTTCTTTGCCGTTCCAAGAATGATCGTGGAGGTGCTGGTGGGCAGAGAACGATGGCTTATTGACGGCACAGCCGGACTGATCCTATGTAAACTCGCGTATTTCTTCCAAGATGTGTCCAATGCTGTCTCTGTTCAAAGCCTCATCGCTATAACAGCAGACAGATTTTACGCGGTGATGTTCCCTTTGAAAGCAAATGCAATGAAGTCTTATATCAGGTTTGTGATTCCGGCTATCTGGCTCACAGCATTTGGTCTACATGCGCCATATCTTCAAGTCTTCAAATTGTGCGTGGTAGAAGACAAGCTATACTGCTGTCAAAGGTGGCCAAAGACTACATCACTCCACAGCAAATAtatctatttttatttaattctctTGTTGGTGTTTGGTGTTCCGTTAATAACGATCATAATTTTGTATGTATTTATTGTTTATAAGTTGTTCCGCCGAAAATTTCCCCTCGGTGCCGGCAATTCCATGACCCAAACTCAGCGAAACCGCCGCgcgaagcaaaacaaaaacattttaaaactgtcAGTTACTATTGTCGTCAtctttttcttatgtttttctcCCTTACTTGTTCTGGCTATTCTCAGAACTACCGGCAGTAAAAGTCAATGCAATATCGAAGTATTCCGAATAGTTGCCAAGTTGTTGGCGCAGTCAAACTGTGCAGTGAATTCCTTTGTTTATTACGTTTTTAATACACAATTTCGTCGGGGATTTATTTCCTATTTAAAGGCAATTGTTTGCTGTCTTGATGAAAGCGATAATGGCACGAACACCACAGTTGGCTACTCTACCACGGGTCAAAAGATTTCCCTTCTGTCGCAAAAACGAACCAAACAGAATCTTTCTATCACGGAAACAATCTCAGAGTAG
- the LOC131788220 gene encoding uncharacterized protein isoform X2, producing the protein MLHYILCPLYLMLLKSTRGQVFQMFLMDQKGENAQVLDTVKLPTCTHLDIKHDVTLRGGIKSGNFTKLGYLRDMQTCIDACCQDQKCDVAFMPGHVCYSVSCFSEKLCESIPAVPSTAANKSVRISHVVRGGGKGDDLEQFKKTQGMAKYTHNLKDMCIPSRIMAKHTLKGGRTAGEVKELGIVESAEDCIDKCCAEKNCEVAFLVNDTCHSVECYGDELCQSVPMEDEHISPTIIYMNTRNGKRSKDKGTCDSPCVSGVCTAKDKCTCDRGFDGTNCNDTAITGFCGLPGCGEYGKCSFNDTCVCEPGYFGHLCDKTLTCDPPCQNGRCLDNSTNSTKCYCEIGWEGRFCNKTNGDRKIYSTSGGEVLFTKMDQEAEMDIKIHQIPSKGAESISALAVAIGCGVAAAIVGTATVAFIARKILEDPDGWRSIR; encoded by the exons ATGCTTCATTATATTTTGTGCCCGCTCTATCTGATGTTACTCAAGTCTACTAGAGGTCAAG TTTTCCAAATGTTCCTCATGGACCAAAAAGGTGAAAACGCGCAAGTTCTGGACACCGTCAAGTTGCCTACGTGTACTCATTTGGACATAAAACATGACGTCACTTTACGTGGTGGAATAAAATCCGGGAACTTTACCAAACTTGGTTACCTTAGGGACATGCAGACATGTATTGATGCTTGTTGTCAGGACCAAAAGTGTGACGTGGCTTTCATGCCGGGTCACGTGTGCTATTCAGTGAGCTGTTTTAGTGAAAAACTTTGCGAAAGTATTCCTGCCGTGCCATCCACTGCAGCCAATAAGAGCGTAAGGATATCTCACGTGGTTCGAGGCGGGGGCAAAGGGGATGATTTGGAACAGTTTAAGAAAACACAAGGGATGGCAAAATACA CCCACAACTTAAAAGACATGTGCATACCTAGCAGAATTATGGCCAAACACACCTTAAAGGGAGGAAGGACAGCTGGAGAAGTAAAAGAACTTGGAATTGTTGAAAGTGCCGAGGACTGTATCGATAAATGttgtgcagaaaaaaattgcgaAGTTGCTTTCCTGGTGAATGACACATGTCACTCTGTAGAGTGTTATGGCGATGAACTTTGTCAGAGTGTCCCCATGGAAGATGAACATATCTCTCCAACTATTATCTACATGAACACGAGAAATGGCAAGAGATCTAAGGATAaag GCACTTGTGATTCTCCGTGCGTATCGGGAGTTTGTACAGCTAAAGACAAGTGCACCTGTGACCGAGGATTTGATGGAACAAACTGCAATGATACTGCTATCACAG GTTTCTGTGGTTTACCCGGCTGTGGAGAATATGGTAAATGTTCCTTCAACGACACATGCGTCTGTGAGCCTGGATATTTTGGGCACCTCTGCGATAAAACAC TTACATGTGACCCACCATGTCAAAATGGAAGATGCCTTGATAATTCAACCAATTCAACGAAATGTTATTGTGAGATTGGATGGGAAGGGCGCTTTTGCAACAAAACGAATGGAG ATAGGAAAATTTATTCAACTTCAGGAGGAGAAGTATTGTTTACAAAAATGGACCAAGAGGCAGAAATGGATATCAAG ATTCACCAGATTCCTTCCAAAGGTGCTGAATCCATCTCGGCCCTCGCTGTTGCCATTGGTTGCGGAGTGGCAGCGGCAATTGTTGGAACAGCCACAGTGGCCTTTATCGCACGCAAAATATTGG AGGACCCGGATGGATGGAGGTCGATACGATAA
- the LOC131788220 gene encoding uncharacterized protein isoform X1 gives MLHYILCPLYLMLLKSTRGQVFQMFLMDQKGENAQVLDTVKLPTCTHLDIKHDVTLRGGIKSGNFTKLGYLRDMQTCIDACCQDQKCDVAFMPGHVCYSVSCFSEKLCESIPAVPSTAANKSVRISHVVRGGGKGDDLEQFKKTQGMAKYTHNLKDMCIPSRIMAKHTLKGGRTAGEVKELGIVESAEDCIDKCCAEKNCEVAFLVNDTCHSVECYGDELCQSVPMEDEHISPTIIYMNTRNGKRSKDKGTCDSPCVSGVCTAKDKCTCDRGFDGTNCNDTAITGFCGLPGCGEYGKCSFNDTCVCEPGYFGHLCDKTLTCDPPCQNGRCLDNSTNSTKCYCEIGWEGRFCNKTNGDRKIYSTSGGEVLFTKMDQEAEMDIKIHQIPSKGAESISALAVAIGCGVAAAIVGTATVAFIARKILGKKSTNYELLRSPIRHKT, from the exons ATGCTTCATTATATTTTGTGCCCGCTCTATCTGATGTTACTCAAGTCTACTAGAGGTCAAG TTTTCCAAATGTTCCTCATGGACCAAAAAGGTGAAAACGCGCAAGTTCTGGACACCGTCAAGTTGCCTACGTGTACTCATTTGGACATAAAACATGACGTCACTTTACGTGGTGGAATAAAATCCGGGAACTTTACCAAACTTGGTTACCTTAGGGACATGCAGACATGTATTGATGCTTGTTGTCAGGACCAAAAGTGTGACGTGGCTTTCATGCCGGGTCACGTGTGCTATTCAGTGAGCTGTTTTAGTGAAAAACTTTGCGAAAGTATTCCTGCCGTGCCATCCACTGCAGCCAATAAGAGCGTAAGGATATCTCACGTGGTTCGAGGCGGGGGCAAAGGGGATGATTTGGAACAGTTTAAGAAAACACAAGGGATGGCAAAATACA CCCACAACTTAAAAGACATGTGCATACCTAGCAGAATTATGGCCAAACACACCTTAAAGGGAGGAAGGACAGCTGGAGAAGTAAAAGAACTTGGAATTGTTGAAAGTGCCGAGGACTGTATCGATAAATGttgtgcagaaaaaaattgcgaAGTTGCTTTCCTGGTGAATGACACATGTCACTCTGTAGAGTGTTATGGCGATGAACTTTGTCAGAGTGTCCCCATGGAAGATGAACATATCTCTCCAACTATTATCTACATGAACACGAGAAATGGCAAGAGATCTAAGGATAaag GCACTTGTGATTCTCCGTGCGTATCGGGAGTTTGTACAGCTAAAGACAAGTGCACCTGTGACCGAGGATTTGATGGAACAAACTGCAATGATACTGCTATCACAG GTTTCTGTGGTTTACCCGGCTGTGGAGAATATGGTAAATGTTCCTTCAACGACACATGCGTCTGTGAGCCTGGATATTTTGGGCACCTCTGCGATAAAACAC TTACATGTGACCCACCATGTCAAAATGGAAGATGCCTTGATAATTCAACCAATTCAACGAAATGTTATTGTGAGATTGGATGGGAAGGGCGCTTTTGCAACAAAACGAATGGAG ATAGGAAAATTTATTCAACTTCAGGAGGAGAAGTATTGTTTACAAAAATGGACCAAGAGGCAGAAATGGATATCAAG ATTCACCAGATTCCTTCCAAAGGTGCTGAATCCATCTCGGCCCTCGCTGTTGCCATTGGTTGCGGAGTGGCAGCGGCAATTGTTGGAACAGCCACAGTGGCCTTTATCGCACGCAAAATATTGGGTAAAAAATCTACAAATTATGAACTACTTAGATCGCCTATCAGACACAAGACGTAA
- the LOC131788220 gene encoding uncharacterized protein isoform X3: MLHYILCPLYLMLLKSTRGQVFQMFLMDQKGENAQVLDTVKLPTCTHLDIKHDVTLRGGIKSGNFTKLGYLRDMQTCIDACCQDQKCDVAFMPGHVCYSVSCFSEKLCESIPAVPSTAANKSVRISHVVRGGGKGDDLEQFKKTQGMAKYTHNLKDMCIPSRIMAKHTLKGGRTAGEVKELGIVESAEDCIDKCCAEKNCEVAFLVNDTCHSVECYGDELCQSVPMEDEHISPTIIYMNTRNGKRSKDKGTCDSPCVSGVCTAKDKCTCDRGFDGTNCNDTAITGFCGLPGCGEYGKCSFNDTCVCEPGYFGHLCDKTLTCDPPCQNGRCLDNSTNSTKCYCEIGWEGRFCNKTNGGGEVLFTKMDQEAEMDIKIHQIPSKGAESISALAVAIGCGVAAAIVGTATVAFIARKILGKKSTNYELLRSPIRHKT, from the exons ATGCTTCATTATATTTTGTGCCCGCTCTATCTGATGTTACTCAAGTCTACTAGAGGTCAAG TTTTCCAAATGTTCCTCATGGACCAAAAAGGTGAAAACGCGCAAGTTCTGGACACCGTCAAGTTGCCTACGTGTACTCATTTGGACATAAAACATGACGTCACTTTACGTGGTGGAATAAAATCCGGGAACTTTACCAAACTTGGTTACCTTAGGGACATGCAGACATGTATTGATGCTTGTTGTCAGGACCAAAAGTGTGACGTGGCTTTCATGCCGGGTCACGTGTGCTATTCAGTGAGCTGTTTTAGTGAAAAACTTTGCGAAAGTATTCCTGCCGTGCCATCCACTGCAGCCAATAAGAGCGTAAGGATATCTCACGTGGTTCGAGGCGGGGGCAAAGGGGATGATTTGGAACAGTTTAAGAAAACACAAGGGATGGCAAAATACA CCCACAACTTAAAAGACATGTGCATACCTAGCAGAATTATGGCCAAACACACCTTAAAGGGAGGAAGGACAGCTGGAGAAGTAAAAGAACTTGGAATTGTTGAAAGTGCCGAGGACTGTATCGATAAATGttgtgcagaaaaaaattgcgaAGTTGCTTTCCTGGTGAATGACACATGTCACTCTGTAGAGTGTTATGGCGATGAACTTTGTCAGAGTGTCCCCATGGAAGATGAACATATCTCTCCAACTATTATCTACATGAACACGAGAAATGGCAAGAGATCTAAGGATAaag GCACTTGTGATTCTCCGTGCGTATCGGGAGTTTGTACAGCTAAAGACAAGTGCACCTGTGACCGAGGATTTGATGGAACAAACTGCAATGATACTGCTATCACAG GTTTCTGTGGTTTACCCGGCTGTGGAGAATATGGTAAATGTTCCTTCAACGACACATGCGTCTGTGAGCCTGGATATTTTGGGCACCTCTGCGATAAAACAC TTACATGTGACCCACCATGTCAAAATGGAAGATGCCTTGATAATTCAACCAATTCAACGAAATGTTATTGTGAGATTGGATGGGAAGGGCGCTTTTGCAACAAAACGAATGGAG GAGGAGAAGTATTGTTTACAAAAATGGACCAAGAGGCAGAAATGGATATCAAG ATTCACCAGATTCCTTCCAAAGGTGCTGAATCCATCTCGGCCCTCGCTGTTGCCATTGGTTGCGGAGTGGCAGCGGCAATTGTTGGAACAGCCACAGTGGCCTTTATCGCACGCAAAATATTGGGTAAAAAATCTACAAATTATGAACTACTTAGATCGCCTATCAGACACAAGACGTAA